The Aptenodytes patagonicus chromosome 25, bAptPat1.pri.cur, whole genome shotgun sequence genome window below encodes:
- the UQCR11 gene encoding cytochrome b-c1 complex subunit 10, producing MRSGGDFEGGAGGGMLSKLVGPRYVQLLQNWTPTLVTWGGVAGTGLIWFTDWKLVLQYVPYIGGKYKTED from the exons atgcgcagtgggggTGACTTTGAaggcggcgctggcggcgggaTGCTGAGCAAGCTGGTGGGGCCGCGCTACGTCCAGCTCCTCCAGAACTG GACTCCCACCCTTGTTACATGGGGTGGCGTAGCTGGTACTGGTTTAATATGGTTCACAGACTGGAAGCTGGTCCTTCAGTATGTTCCCTACATCGGTGGCAAGTATAAAACCGAAGACTAA